The proteins below come from a single Ictalurus punctatus breed USDA103 chromosome 29, Coco_2.0, whole genome shotgun sequence genomic window:
- the ppp2r2ca gene encoding protein phosphatase 2, regulatory subunit B, gamma a, whose product MGEDESPKINHSFLRDYVTEADVISTVEFNHTGDLLATGDKGGRVVIFQRETESKGDKEELGEAGEYNVYSTFQSHEPDFDYLKSLEIEEKINKIRWLPQQNAAHFLLSTNDKTIKLWKVSQRDRRPEGYNLKDEEGRMKDFSTITSLRVPVLKPTDLMVEVRPRRVFANGHTYHINSISVSSDGEMYLSADDLRINMWHLDITDRSFNIVDIKPVNMEDLTEVITAAEFHPQHCHLFIYSSSKGTIRLCDMRTSALCDTHAKIFEEPEDPGNRSFFSEIISSVSDVKFSHSGRYLLTRDYLTVKVWDLNMEKGPVETYQVHEYLRSKLCSLYENDCIFDKFECVWNSTDSVIMTGAYNSFFRMFDRDSGRGVTLEAWRESSKPRAVLRTRRVYTGGRRRRGDVGVDSLDFRKKILHMAWHPAENIIAIAASNNLYIFQDRVTPENQ is encoded by the exons ATGGGTGAGGACGAGAGTCCCAAGATCAACCACAGCTTCCTCCGAGACTACGTCACTGAGG CTGATGTCATTTCCACTGTGGAGTTTAATCACACAGGGGATCTGCTGGCCACTGGAGACAAAGGGGGACGAGTGGTCATCTtccagagagagactgag aGTAAAGGAGATAAGGAGGAGCTGGGAGAGGCGGGTGAATATAACGTCTACAGCACATTTCAGAGCCATGAGCCAGACTTTGATTACCTGAAGAGCTTAGAAATTGAGGAGAAGATCAATAAGATTCGCTGGCTGCCTCAACAGAACGCCGCCCACTTCCTTCTTTCCACCAATG ATAAGACAATAAAGCTGTGGAAGGTGAGTCAGAGGGACAGACGTCCAGAAGGATACAACCTGAAAGATGAAGAAGGACGAATGAAGGACTTTTCCACCATCACATCACTACGG GTCCCAGTACTGAAGCCCACTGATTTGATGGTAGAGGTGCGTCCTAGGCGGGTCTTTGCAAATGGCCACACCTATCACATCAATTCCATATCAGTGAGCAGTGATGGGGAAATGTACCTGTCAGCTGATGACCTCAGAATCAACATGTGGCACCTGGACATCACCGATCGCAGCTTTA ACATTGTGGACATTAAACCAGTGAACATGGAGGACCTGACAGAGGTGATTACAGCAGCCGAGTTTCACCCGCAGCACTGTCACCTGTTCATCTACAGCAGCAGTAAAGGAACGATCCGCCTGTGTGACATGAGGACATCTGCCCTGTGTGATACACATGCCaaga TTTTTGAAGAGCCTGAAGATCCAGGGAACCGCTCGTTCTTCTCTGAGATCATTTCCTCAGTCTCTGACGTGAAGTTCAGCCACAGTGGACGTTATCTGCTAACACGAGACTACCTCACGGTGAAAGTGTGGGACCTAAACATGGAGAAAGGACCAGTAGAGACATACCAG gttcATGAGTACCTCCGCAGTAAGCTCTGCTCGCTCTATGAGAATGACTGCATCTTCGACAAGTTCGAGTGTGTGTGGAACAGCACAGACAG tgtgaTCATGACTGGAGCATATAACAGTTTTTTCCGTATGTTTGACCGGGACTCGGGGCGGGGTGTGACACTTGAGGCGTGGCGTGAAAGCAGTAAACCTCGTGCAGTGTTGCGGACACGGCGTGTGTACACCGGGGGGCGTCGTCGccgtggagatgtaggagtggACAGTCTGGACTTCCGCAAAAAGATCCTTCACATGGCATGGCACCCGGCTGAGAATATCATTGCCATTGCTGCCTCCAACAACCTTTACATCTTCCAGGACAGAGTAACCCCAGAGAaccagtga